The proteins below come from a single Dermacentor albipictus isolate Rhodes 1998 colony chromosome 7, USDA_Dalb.pri_finalv2, whole genome shotgun sequence genomic window:
- the LOC139047586 gene encoding uncharacterized protein: MQVSTSYALFAKKSSNYMLVQFPSPHCCVTIAVECAHVIHSLLMLSGDVETNPGPQGNAAVLAELQKLNAGQTLLITEIQGLKTQLNTTDQTIASLDKRMADLETHYQTLLHLRNDIEMMQSTIIDQAKKIKELETRLDDAENQSRRNNLIFYGIPDPASAETWAESEKLVIDVCRKNLDITLEPNDIERAHRLGNHSADRIRPVIVKFLSHKIKDALLSNGRKLKDTNYSIGEDFSRTVRHTRKQLLVFAKANSSKYSLRFKTLHIGSKRYVFDASPQAVKEIA; encoded by the coding sequence ATGCAGGTCAGTACATCGTATGCCCTCTTCGctaaaaaatccagtaattatatGTTGGTGCAGTTTCCGAGCCCGCACTGCTGTGTTACCATTGCCGTTGAGTGTGCTCACGTAATTCATTCTTTGCTCATGCTATCAGGTGACGTTGAGACTAACCCTGGCCCTCAGGGCAACGCTGCTGTACTCGCCGAACTACAGAAGCTAAACGCGGGACAGACCCTGTTGATTACGGAAATACAGGGACTCAAGACACAGCTGAACACAACAGACCAAACCATAGCAAGCCTAGACAAACGAATGGCCGATCTCGAAACGCATTACCAAACACTTCTTCACCTCAGAAACGATATTGAAATGATGCAGTCAACCATAATCGACCAAGCTAAAAAGATTAAAGAACTAGAAACACGCCTGGATGACGCGGAAAACCAATCACGTCGGAATAACCTTATTTTCTATGGCATCCCCGACCCTGCTAGCGCTGAAACGTGGGCTGAGTCAGAAAAACTAGTCATTGATGTTTGCCGCAAAAATCTTGATATAACCTTAGAACCTAACGACATTGAAAGAGCGCATCGCCTCGGAAATCATTCAGCCGATCGAATTCGTCCCGTAATCGTAAAATTCCTATCTCATAAAATCAAAGACGCACTGTTATCAAATGGCCGTAAATTGAAAGACACAAACTACAGTATTGGAGAGGACTTCTCCCGCACCGTTCGACACACGCGTAAACAGTTACTAGTTTTTGCCAAAGCCAATTCTAGCAAGTACTCCTTGCGCTTCAAAACCCTGCACATCGGCTCAAAACGCTATGTATTTGACGCATCACCCCAAGCCGTTAAGGAAATAGCATAG